From Aristaeella lactis, the proteins below share one genomic window:
- a CDS encoding DUF2975 domain-containing protein — METTDIMERTLAQEKGRYEKFCKIMHIFSTLMCVLFAAAAVFCLIVPIVQAIQYRNNGGKADIPSVLVSVIYVFLVLGGIALLWNAARHIFRRLRTAETPFCYDIADKIKGAGFLAILLGIISLVYRTVVELISKNGGNFVKSDGYMDLGYPFIYSVLILGVVLMIIAYVFNYGCKLQQESDETL, encoded by the coding sequence ATGGAAACAACGGACATTATGGAAAGAACGCTGGCACAGGAAAAAGGCCGGTATGAAAAATTCTGCAAGATAATGCATATTTTCAGTACGCTTATGTGCGTCCTGTTCGCTGCCGCTGCTGTTTTCTGCCTTATCGTGCCGATTGTCCAGGCCATCCAGTACCGGAACAACGGGGGAAAAGCAGATATTCCTTCGGTACTGGTTTCAGTGATATATGTATTCCTGGTGCTGGGCGGCATTGCCCTGCTGTGGAATGCGGCACGACACATTTTCCGTCGGCTGAGAACCGCGGAAACACCCTTCTGCTACGATATCGCGGACAAGATCAAAGGCGCCGGGTTCCTTGCCATACTGCTCGGAATCATCAGTCTCGTTTACAGGACGGTTGTTGAACTGATCTCGAAAAACGGGGGAAACTTCGTGAAATCAGACGGATATATGGATCTGGGTTATCCGTTCATCTATTCCGTGCTTATCCTGGGTGTGGTGCTGATGATCATAGCCTATGTGTTCAACTATGGCTGCAAGCTGCAGCAGGAATCAGACGAGACGCTGTGA
- a CDS encoding L,D-transpeptidase, with protein MKKSAAVLILVLLLLAGACSACALELKTQGIRSFDDNILTVNTETGGTLTIEAVSGTVPLKNPVTGLEIPAGKTEILWDGLTFGGEPLQQGKLTLRAILEHSDGTSEETSVTTAAARPRSAAVCCLPAAESVYLDGKTPLRIEVGVSGTGTCELSIASKENPEEELWHMKDANGQKYPVVFWWDGRNRHHGICEPGVYILSAYTSVCRERVIQAEVTLLAEPVPEPELAVTGSLIPTDLSDDAVVWEALTAPVAVGAGEEGNGLYIVSEKSASSPKAGTCSCRTVGVAVLEICGDGWVKVGAWRQPDGAYIEGYVKEDKLRMIRPNTRYGILLDKKEQMMTVYEYGKPIGTVLVSTGLVDEKHPKADTHSGVYLLGTRMAGFERDGHNYQYPIRIDGSNLIHQLGYAVHNGERSFEEEMALLGSKASHGCIRVDPRITEAGNGINSWWIWTHLPHDTKIIITPDD; from the coding sequence ATGAAGAAGTCCGCTGCCGTACTCATCCTTGTTTTGCTGCTGCTTGCGGGGGCCTGTTCCGCCTGCGCGCTTGAGCTGAAAACACAGGGGATCAGGTCCTTTGACGATAACATACTGACTGTGAACACGGAAACAGGCGGAACGCTGACCATTGAGGCTGTCAGCGGAACGGTTCCGCTGAAAAATCCGGTGACCGGCCTGGAAATTCCGGCGGGGAAAACAGAGATTCTGTGGGACGGGCTGACCTTTGGCGGGGAGCCCCTGCAGCAGGGAAAGCTGACGCTCCGGGCCATCCTGGAACACAGTGACGGCACCAGCGAGGAAACAAGCGTTACCACAGCGGCCGCAAGGCCGCGTTCCGCCGCTGTATGCTGCCTGCCGGCGGCTGAATCAGTTTACCTGGACGGGAAAACTCCGCTGCGGATTGAGGTAGGTGTATCCGGAACGGGCACCTGCGAACTGAGCATTGCGTCCAAAGAGAATCCGGAGGAAGAACTCTGGCATATGAAAGACGCGAACGGCCAGAAATATCCTGTGGTGTTCTGGTGGGACGGACGGAACAGGCATCACGGGATCTGTGAACCGGGTGTGTATATTCTTTCCGCTTACACAAGCGTCTGCAGGGAACGGGTGATCCAGGCGGAGGTGACACTGCTTGCCGAACCGGTACCGGAACCGGAACTGGCCGTGACCGGCAGCCTGATCCCGACGGACCTGTCAGATGACGCGGTGGTCTGGGAAGCCCTGACGGCGCCTGTGGCTGTCGGCGCGGGAGAGGAAGGAAACGGGCTGTATATTGTCAGCGAAAAAAGCGCGTCTTCCCCCAAGGCAGGGACATGCTCCTGCCGGACAGTCGGCGTGGCGGTGCTGGAAATCTGCGGGGACGGATGGGTGAAGGTCGGTGCCTGGCGCCAACCCGACGGCGCTTATATTGAAGGCTATGTTAAAGAAGACAAGCTGCGGATGATCCGGCCGAACACCCGTTACGGGATCCTGCTGGACAAGAAAGAGCAGATGATGACCGTCTATGAATACGGAAAGCCCATTGGCACCGTGCTGGTGTCCACCGGACTGGTGGATGAAAAGCATCCCAAGGCGGATACGCACAGCGGCGTTTACCTGCTGGGGACGCGGATGGCCGGGTTTGAGCGGGACGGACATAATTACCAGTACCCGATCCGGATTGACGGAAGCAACCTGATCCACCAGCTGGGTTATGCCGTTCATAACGGGGAACGGTCATTTGAGGAGGAAATGGCGCTGCTTGGCAGCAAAGCCAGCCACGGCTGCATCCGCGTGGACCCGCGAATCACGGAGGCGGGCAACGGTATCAACAGCTGGTGGATCTGGACCCACCTGCCGCATGACACCAAGATCATCATCACTCCGGACGACTGA
- a CDS encoding DJ-1/PfpI family protein: protein MSKFAVMLYPDFSLQEITCLTSVLSVWFGEKIDFISSGAQEVTSEEGLKAHPTKTTAEAKVTDYDCVILPGTVNPLPALFDDELIRFLGEGAGSETVFAAISSAPILLSKAGILRGRKFTSGYFMQMAETFDFVEKENFIHKGIIEDGNVITGIGMFFREFAEAVLRRFDYDIGEELMRDKPEDFTEEDLTFRWSDEDYREFLEELKEYTGEV from the coding sequence ATGTCAAAGTTTGCTGTAATGCTTTATCCGGATTTTTCACTGCAGGAGATCACCTGCCTCACCTCTGTGCTGAGCGTGTGGTTTGGGGAGAAGATTGACTTTATTTCGAGCGGCGCGCAGGAAGTAACCAGCGAGGAAGGCCTGAAGGCGCATCCTACAAAAACCACAGCGGAAGCCAAAGTGACGGATTATGACTGCGTGATCCTGCCGGGTACAGTGAATCCGCTCCCGGCACTGTTTGACGATGAACTGATCCGGTTCCTCGGGGAAGGCGCCGGCTCAGAGACCGTGTTCGCGGCCATTTCCTCCGCTCCGATCCTGCTGTCCAAAGCGGGGATCCTTCGCGGCAGAAAGTTCACGTCTGGCTATTTTATGCAGATGGCGGAAACCTTCGATTTTGTGGAGAAGGAGAATTTTATTCATAAAGGGATCATCGAGGACGGAAACGTCATTACGGGGATCGGAATGTTCTTCCGGGAGTTTGCGGAAGCTGTCCTGCGGAGGTTCGATTATGACATCGGGGAGGAGCTTATGCGGGACAAGCCGGAGGACTTTACAGAGGAAGACCTGACGTTCCGCTGGTCTGATGAGGATTACCGGGAGTTCCTGGAGGAACTGAAAGAATACACCGGGGAAGTCTGA
- a CDS encoding DUF4097 family beta strand repeat-containing protein, with the protein MNQTVKRIVDILFQDTVENDETRALHEELMNNCQEHYQDLISRGLSEDEAVAEVVESLKGMKDVIGQYPKKTSGPSSFSEDQEEDEGKCFVFNGADMLKVETKDQDITVNPSADGAIHVWCDDAAGVKAELVDGEVRVTGQKSEKVSAAFQFPEGEEVSISGILNMVGKAIRNMVPNIQGGPPITIEVPDGQMKEIELNSRSGDIECCCAMARKMTVRSTSGDVTLQPETEKTAEKMIVSTVSGEAEVHGSALEAEVSSMSGDVTVDGVFETLEMKSTSGEVEFNGSVMEVNASAISGDVSLTIENTTVKQIAGKSTSGDVEIYLPRGLRSVHAECATVSGDCCSRVSDAGMNAEVQIRAKSISGDVTVE; encoded by the coding sequence ATGAACCAGACGGTAAAGAGGATCGTGGATATCCTGTTCCAGGACACGGTAGAAAACGACGAGACCCGGGCACTGCATGAAGAACTGATGAACAACTGCCAGGAACACTACCAGGACCTGATCAGCCGCGGACTGAGCGAGGATGAGGCGGTCGCTGAGGTTGTGGAAAGCCTGAAAGGCATGAAGGACGTTATCGGCCAGTATCCGAAGAAGACCTCCGGACCTTCCTCCTTCTCCGAAGATCAGGAAGAGGACGAGGGAAAGTGCTTTGTTTTCAACGGAGCGGATATGCTGAAGGTGGAAACAAAGGATCAGGATATCACCGTGAATCCTTCAGCGGACGGCGCAATCCATGTCTGGTGTGATGACGCAGCAGGCGTGAAGGCTGAGCTGGTGGACGGCGAAGTCCGTGTTACCGGACAGAAGAGTGAAAAAGTATCCGCGGCTTTCCAGTTTCCTGAAGGCGAAGAAGTCAGTATCAGCGGTATCCTGAACATGGTGGGCAAAGCCATCCGGAATATGGTTCCAAATATCCAGGGCGGTCCCCCGATCACTATTGAGGTTCCGGACGGACAGATGAAGGAAATTGAGCTGAACAGCCGCAGCGGCGATATCGAGTGCTGCTGCGCCATGGCCCGGAAGATGACGGTCCGTTCCACCAGCGGCGACGTGACCCTGCAGCCGGAAACTGAAAAGACCGCCGAGAAGATGATCGTGAGCACGGTCAGCGGTGAAGCGGAGGTTCACGGTTCCGCGCTGGAGGCTGAAGTCAGCAGCATGAGTGGTGACGTGACAGTGGACGGTGTGTTTGAAACGCTGGAGATGAAGAGCACGAGCGGCGAAGTGGAGTTCAACGGTTCCGTTATGGAAGTGAACGCCAGCGCCATCAGCGGAGATGTCAGCCTGACGATTGAAAACACAACGGTGAAGCAGATCGCCGGCAAAAGCACCAGCGGCGATGTGGAGATCTACCTGCCCCGCGGCCTGCGCAGCGTACACGCGGAATGCGCAACTGTCAGCGGTGACTGCTGCTCCCGGGTTTCCGATGCCGGTATGAACGCTGAAGTGCAGATCCGCGCGAAGAGCATCAGCGGCGACGTAACCGTGGAATAA
- a CDS encoding helix-turn-helix domain-containing protein has protein sequence MIILRLDRVMADRKMSLNELSEKVGVANVNLSKMKTGKISAVRFSTLNAICKVLKCQPGEILEYADDEES, from the coding sequence ATGATTATTTTACGCCTGGACAGGGTAATGGCGGACAGGAAAATGTCGCTGAACGAGCTTTCCGAAAAGGTGGGCGTGGCAAACGTTAACCTGTCAAAGATGAAAACCGGAAAGATCAGCGCGGTGCGCTTTTCAACACTGAACGCGATCTGCAAGGTGCTGAAGTGCCAGCCGGGAGAAATTTTGGAATACGCGGATGATGAGGAAAGCTGA
- a CDS encoding adenine phosphoribosyltransferase: MSKKLEEYVVTIPDFPEPGIMFRDITSVIQDPDGLRLAVDGLADLLKDTDFDLIVGPESRGFIFGVPVAYLKGKGFIPVRKKGKLPRKTVSQKYDLEYGQAEIEIHVDAIKPGQKVVIVDDLIATGGSAEAAAKLVEKLGGQVVKMIFVMELAGLKGREKLKGYDVESLIVYEGK, translated from the coding sequence ATGAGCAAGAAACTGGAAGAGTATGTAGTCACTATCCCGGATTTTCCGGAACCGGGTATTATGTTCCGGGATATCACCTCGGTGATCCAGGATCCGGACGGACTGCGGTTGGCTGTGGACGGCCTGGCAGACCTGCTGAAGGATACGGATTTTGACCTGATCGTGGGACCGGAATCCCGGGGCTTTATTTTCGGCGTGCCGGTTGCCTACCTGAAGGGCAAGGGATTCATTCCCGTCCGTAAAAAGGGCAAGCTACCGCGGAAAACCGTGAGCCAGAAGTATGACCTGGAATACGGCCAGGCTGAAATCGAGATTCATGTGGACGCGATCAAACCCGGACAGAAGGTGGTCATCGTGGATGACCTGATCGCCACAGGCGGAAGCGCGGAGGCCGCGGCAAAGCTGGTGGAAAAACTGGGCGGCCAGGTTGTGAAGATGATTTTTGTCATGGAACTCGCTGGACTCAAGGGCAGGGAGAAACTGAAAGGCTACGACGTGGAATCGCTGATCGTGTACGAAGGGAAATAA
- a CDS encoding dTDP-4-dehydrorhamnose 3,5-epimerase family protein — translation MKIRQCLFDEVLVLEPAVRTDICGSMTDLSPDQIREAVPQADWKVQRIYTMPERHTFFGIHFQKEPYPQAKLISVLQGKGLDYVVDLRKCSATCAQWQALELDAADPVFVYIPSGFGHAFLSLEENTIQYFAADREFVRGYSGSINWKDPEIALELPCEDPVLSDKDRLAPFLKAIGK, via the coding sequence ATGAAGATCAGGCAGTGCCTGTTTGATGAGGTTCTGGTACTGGAACCAGCTGTCCGTACAGACATCTGCGGAAGCATGACGGATCTTTCCCCCGATCAGATCCGGGAAGCTGTTCCGCAGGCAGACTGGAAAGTTCAGCGGATCTATACCATGCCTGAACGGCATACCTTCTTCGGCATCCATTTCCAGAAAGAACCTTATCCCCAGGCAAAGCTCATTTCCGTCCTGCAGGGTAAGGGACTGGACTATGTGGTGGACCTGAGGAAATGCTCCGCGACCTGTGCGCAATGGCAGGCCCTGGAACTGGACGCTGCCGATCCCGTTTTTGTGTATATTCCTTCGGGGTTCGGCCATGCCTTCCTTTCCCTCGAGGAAAACACCATCCAGTACTTTGCCGCGGACCGGGAGTTTGTCCGCGGGTATTCCGGAAGCATCAACTGGAAAGATCCGGAAATTGCCCTGGAACTACCCTGTGAAGATCCGGTCCTTTCAGACAAGGACAGGCTGGCCCCGTTCTTGAAAGCGATCGGAAAATAA
- a CDS encoding MBL fold metallo-hydrolase produces MENAPQLRIPNVIPINDHIWLLDDNHQATCYVVAGTKQAAVIDTSLGMSNIRAVAEALTSLPLICINTHGHGDHMGGNWAFEKAYMNLADLPLTEETINMPQMQAAMKQFGINFPPFENIEDGQVFDLGGVELEAIHFPGHTAGEIVLLDRKDRILFAGDGMVQHLWLQLEESLPVKTQIESMERLLPLKDQFETILHGHCQAPCGIELFDTMLAALKDLEAGNTENDIDYECFGQVFRAHPYQPEDRRIVYKG; encoded by the coding sequence ATGGAAAACGCACCCCAGCTGAGAATCCCGAATGTGATCCCGATCAATGACCATATCTGGCTGCTGGATGATAATCACCAGGCCACCTGCTATGTGGTTGCCGGCACAAAGCAGGCCGCCGTTATCGACACATCCCTCGGTATGAGCAATATCCGGGCGGTTGCGGAAGCCCTGACTTCCCTGCCCCTGATCTGCATCAACACCCACGGCCACGGAGACCATATGGGCGGAAACTGGGCTTTCGAAAAAGCTTATATGAACCTGGCGGATCTGCCCCTGACAGAAGAAACCATCAACATGCCCCAGATGCAGGCTGCCATGAAACAGTTCGGGATCAATTTCCCGCCCTTTGAAAACATTGAAGACGGGCAGGTTTTTGATCTGGGCGGAGTTGAACTGGAAGCGATTCATTTTCCCGGGCATACTGCCGGAGAAATCGTCCTCCTGGACCGGAAGGATCGCATTCTTTTTGCAGGAGACGGTATGGTACAGCACCTGTGGCTGCAGCTGGAGGAATCCCTGCCCGTAAAAACGCAGATCGAAAGCATGGAACGCCTGCTCCCCCTGAAGGATCAGTTTGAAACCATCCTGCACGGCCACTGCCAGGCGCCCTGCGGCATTGAGCTGTTCGACACCATGCTGGCCGCGCTGAAAGATCTGGAAGCCGGGAACACCGAAAACGATATTGATTATGAATGTTTCGGGCAGGTCTTCAGAGCCCATCCCTATCAGCCGGAAGACCGCAGGATCGTATATAAAGGCTGA
- a CDS encoding PadR family transcriptional regulator, protein MTISADLLRGYTDTIIMRQLADTDGYGYGISRAVAEKSDGMVQLKEATLYTAFRRMEDNGYITSYWGDEATGARRRYYSLTEPGREKLADEKSAWEETRRVMDTLLG, encoded by the coding sequence ATGACAATTTCAGCAGACCTGCTGCGCGGATATACAGATACGATCATCATGCGGCAGCTGGCAGACACAGACGGTTACGGATACGGCATCAGCCGGGCTGTCGCGGAAAAGAGCGACGGAATGGTGCAGCTGAAGGAAGCCACACTGTATACGGCTTTCCGCCGGATGGAAGATAACGGATATATCACCTCCTACTGGGGAGATGAAGCCACGGGAGCCCGACGCCGTTACTACAGCCTGACAGAACCCGGACGGGAAAAACTGGCGGATGAGAAATCCGCCTGGGAAGAAACCCGGCGGGTGATGGACACGCTGTTGGGATAA
- a CDS encoding substrate-binding periplasmic protein — MKRQYFRALIGLVTGLALCFSAAVYPASSEMYYVENEWNYVDGSMDAKHGIPENATGVLERIRRKGVLRVATEPYYAPQEFIDPDLLGQNRFVGADMELARLIAKRMGVELQIVPMEFTQVLPALTDNQVDLTISAISFTPGRASSYTMSKGYYFSEGTATTAFVIREADKDQYTSMEDLADKILVAQSSSLQEALVAKHVHSYREFRRLSSLQTVYEAVRQGKADAGVVDKETAETYIRNNPTAGLALAEDLYFVLEEQYLGDRVAAKKGEAQLIYFVNGVIDEVLADGTYLKWIEEAQKRADELGM; from the coding sequence ATGAAAAGACAGTATTTCCGCGCGCTGATTGGACTGGTCACAGGGCTGGCCCTTTGTTTTAGCGCTGCCGTTTATCCCGCCTCTTCCGAAATGTATTACGTTGAGAACGAATGGAATTATGTGGACGGTTCCATGGACGCGAAGCATGGCATCCCGGAGAATGCCACCGGGGTATTGGAGCGGATCCGCCGCAAGGGTGTGCTTCGTGTGGCTACGGAACCGTATTACGCGCCGCAGGAGTTTATCGATCCGGACCTGCTGGGACAAAACCGGTTTGTCGGCGCCGATATGGAACTGGCCAGGCTGATCGCGAAACGCATGGGTGTGGAGCTGCAGATCGTTCCCATGGAATTTACCCAGGTTCTGCCCGCACTGACAGACAACCAGGTGGACCTGACGATCTCCGCTATTTCCTTTACGCCCGGCAGGGCTTCTTCCTATACGATGTCCAAGGGCTACTATTTCTCTGAAGGCACAGCGACCACGGCCTTTGTGATCCGGGAAGCGGACAAAGACCAGTACACCTCCATGGAAGACCTGGCGGACAAGATCCTGGTTGCCCAAAGCAGTTCCCTGCAGGAGGCGCTGGTGGCGAAACATGTGCACAGTTACCGCGAGTTCCGGCGGCTTTCTTCCCTCCAGACGGTCTATGAGGCGGTCCGGCAGGGGAAGGCAGACGCCGGCGTGGTTGACAAGGAGACCGCTGAAACCTATATCCGCAATAATCCCACTGCGGGGCTGGCCCTGGCTGAAGACCTGTATTTTGTCCTGGAAGAGCAGTATCTCGGTGACCGCGTGGCTGCCAAAAAGGGAGAGGCACAGCTGATCTATTTTGTAAACGGCGTCATAGACGAGGTGCTTGCGGACGGTACTTACCTGAAATGGATTGAGGAAGCGCAGAAACGGGCGGACGAACTGGGAATGTAA
- a CDS encoding alpha/beta fold hydrolase — protein MSYRIQTLTSRDGYELSLRFYEADAPKAVVKFIHGMEEYQDRYESFAEYLREAGYTVVTADLRGHGKNAPVLSHIADKEGHLRLLEDEEVILDEIHGRWPGMPVILFGHSMGTIIARAFLQKHSEEFHKVVLSGYPNPNGAAGAGIVLTEMIAAVKGGKGYSKMVDGMVLGPFAKAVPNAVTPQDWLSVNRENVQRYIADPLCGVRFTLGSYNALFHLIRMMDSPENYEEVRKDLPILLISGKEDPCTGGEKGRGDSENRLRRAGFRNLEIVTLDGMRHEILNENGREDVYLRILDFIEKE, from the coding sequence GTGAGTTACCGGATTCAGACCCTGACGTCCAGGGATGGGTACGAGCTTTCCCTCCGGTTTTATGAAGCGGATGCTCCGAAAGCAGTGGTCAAGTTTATACACGGCATGGAAGAGTACCAGGACCGGTATGAATCTTTCGCCGAATACCTGCGGGAGGCAGGATACACCGTTGTGACAGCGGACCTGCGGGGACACGGCAAAAACGCGCCTGTGCTGAGCCATATCGCGGACAAGGAAGGCCACCTGCGGCTGCTGGAAGACGAGGAAGTGATCCTGGATGAAATCCACGGACGCTGGCCCGGCATGCCGGTGATCCTTTTCGGCCATTCCATGGGAACTATTATCGCCCGGGCTTTCCTGCAGAAGCACAGCGAAGAATTCCACAAGGTTGTGCTTTCCGGATATCCGAATCCGAACGGCGCGGCTGGTGCGGGAATTGTGCTGACTGAAATGATCGCCGCGGTGAAGGGCGGCAAAGGCTATTCAAAAATGGTGGACGGCATGGTGCTGGGACCGTTTGCCAAAGCTGTTCCGAACGCGGTGACACCGCAGGACTGGCTTTCCGTAAACCGGGAGAATGTACAGCGCTATATCGCGGATCCCCTGTGCGGCGTGCGGTTCACCCTGGGAAGCTATAACGCCCTGTTCCACCTGATCCGGATGATGGACAGCCCGGAAAACTATGAGGAGGTCCGGAAGGATCTGCCGATCCTGCTGATCTCCGGTAAGGAAGATCCCTGCACCGGCGGCGAAAAAGGCCGAGGGGATTCAGAAAACCGGCTGCGCAGGGCCGGATTCCGGAATCTTGAGATCGTGACGCTGGACGGAATGCGGCATGAGATTCTCAACGAGAACGGACGGGAAGACGTTTACCTCAGGATCCTGGATTTCATCGAAAAAGAATAA
- a CDS encoding ATP-binding cassette domain-containing protein, with protein MLTVRNLSILHNKDLRPLIKDLSFTLAGNERLAVIGEEGNGKSALLQAIACPDRLRQWAEISGNIHYPGEKIGYLAQEAPTEWNDLPAYTLCMGNPAFTDTDPGDLAELCRKLSMDQELCWSETCFGLLSGGEKVRLRLLLLLCEQPTMLLLDEPGNDLDLDAILALERFLLSCELPVLYVSHDEGLLQATATQVLHLESLHGRAEPRWTWTKEPYAVYVRNRRDQLDRQEQLWKNDQRERRIREEKFRKIEDAVTRAQENISRQDPHGGRLLKKKMKAVKSLEHRYEREEKSAIEKPAEELSMYALFSDIQPVPGGKHVLDLDLDRLSVGERTLAEDLHLQIRGSEKVLITGSNGTGKTTLLRQIEEKLKQDSSLKTALMPQHYEEGLDFSMTPVEYLNTDGSKEQMTSIRASLIAMKFSRDELEHPIRSLSGGQKAKVLLLKLMMAHPDVLLMDEPTRNLSPLSAPVMRDMIRSFPGAVICVTHDRLLIRDWPGRVLRLTEQGLSAAQTTEDEGRN; from the coding sequence ATGCTAACAGTTCGAAATCTATCCATTCTTCATAACAAAGACTTAAGACCGCTGATCAAAGATCTTTCCTTTACGCTGGCCGGCAATGAACGCCTTGCCGTGATCGGAGAGGAAGGGAACGGAAAATCCGCCCTGCTGCAGGCCATTGCCTGTCCGGACAGGCTGAGGCAGTGGGCGGAGATCAGCGGAAATATCCATTATCCGGGCGAAAAAATCGGCTACCTGGCCCAGGAAGCTCCGACGGAGTGGAATGACCTGCCGGCTTATACGCTCTGCATGGGAAACCCGGCGTTCACGGATACGGATCCCGGAGACCTGGCTGAGCTTTGCCGGAAACTGTCCATGGATCAGGAGCTTTGCTGGTCGGAAACCTGTTTTGGCCTGCTTTCCGGCGGGGAGAAGGTGAGACTGCGCCTACTGCTGCTCCTTTGTGAGCAGCCCACCATGCTGCTGCTGGATGAGCCGGGCAACGACCTGGACCTGGACGCGATCCTGGCGCTGGAACGTTTCCTGCTCTCCTGTGAACTGCCGGTACTGTATGTAAGCCATGACGAGGGGCTGCTGCAGGCGACCGCTACCCAGGTGCTTCACCTGGAATCCCTGCACGGCCGGGCTGAACCCAGATGGACCTGGACAAAGGAACCCTACGCGGTATACGTCCGGAACCGGCGGGACCAGCTGGACCGGCAGGAACAGCTTTGGAAAAACGATCAAAGGGAACGGCGGATCCGGGAGGAAAAATTCAGAAAGATCGAGGATGCCGTTACCAGGGCACAGGAGAATATCTCCCGCCAGGATCCCCATGGCGGCAGGCTGCTGAAAAAGAAGATGAAAGCGGTCAAAAGCCTGGAACACCGCTATGAACGGGAAGAGAAATCCGCCATTGAAAAACCGGCGGAGGAACTCTCCATGTACGCGCTGTTTTCCGATATCCAGCCGGTTCCGGGCGGAAAGCATGTGCTGGACCTGGACCTGGACCGGCTGTCCGTCGGGGAAAGGACACTGGCAGAGGATCTGCACCTGCAGATCCGGGGCTCCGAAAAGGTGCTGATCACCGGCAGCAACGGCACAGGCAAAACGACCCTGTTACGGCAGATCGAAGAGAAACTGAAGCAGGATTCCAGTTTGAAGACGGCCCTGATGCCCCAGCACTATGAGGAAGGACTGGACTTTTCCATGACGCCGGTGGAATACCTGAATACAGACGGCAGCAAGGAGCAGATGACTTCCATCCGGGCTTCCCTGATCGCCATGAAGTTTTCCCGGGACGAACTGGAACATCCGATCCGGTCCCTGTCCGGCGGGCAGAAAGCGAAAGTGCTCCTGCTCAAACTGATGATGGCGCATCCGGATGTGCTGCTGATGGATGAACCCACGCGGAATCTTTCCCCGCTTTCCGCACCGGTGATGCGGGATATGATCCGCAGCTTTCCGGGTGCCGTGATCTGTGTAACCCATGACCGGCTGCTGATCAGGGACTGGCCCGGCAGGGTACTCCGGCTGACGGAACAGGGACTGTCCGCTGCCCAAACAACGGAAGATGAAGGGAGGAACTGA